A single genomic interval of Sphingobacteriales bacterium harbors:
- a CDS encoding T9SS type A sorting domain-containing protein gives MKTIFLVTFLHIGLISLLAQPPKYFETSFSIDNNLISVANVVCETANNELVFTGATLDTTHLEWRPLVLVTDLFGKEIHSLDFKSYFPDTSLEHPHVGRSLIVNNDVSTIVGYTDAGYKANCFFTKYDIKNNKLISTDFIGTTQNSEVAYAMCQTTDKGYLLAGLLQSFEPNDSAEVYPHIYKVDSMGKFVWSKTYKQYNLSSNWFIDIVPADVPDEYFVSATIDYTAYDGEPLLLKINGEGKIIASKLYNNEGQGAAGNVKYDKATNTVLFTMAEDYKVPFDLQAWRLVQLTPDLKTELFNFFYTNHQGTPAGMFALPDGGFIISGWVVEKNNTLNVRILRLSKKAKILWQRTYGTPEEDDYAYDMIETSDGGYAICGRTHTTTQARIYLLKTNCMGLLTEPQASYEIAQNEGLTLTLKNTSQYVYPDSIDGGFYVVDWGDGSKDTITTDKEPTLTHTYAQYGTYNVVLYGWVCNDLSVYGQPMGVWPVGIENSPSSRALGGVTPNPAYQTATITLNPTLIDPNLALQIYNTQGQLVKTIPLSGSETTTFSTANFTSGIYYCRLQNHPEIEGVKMVVW, from the coding sequence ATGAAAACTATATTTTTAGTAACATTTTTACATATTGGTTTAATTAGTTTGTTGGCACAACCCCCAAAATATTTTGAAACAAGTTTTAGTATAGATAATAACCTTATAAGTGTCGCGAATGTAGTTTGCGAAACAGCTAATAACGAGTTGGTATTTACCGGTGCTACACTTGATACTACACACCTTGAGTGGCGCCCACTTGTTTTAGTAACCGATTTGTTTGGAAAAGAAATACATTCGTTAGATTTTAAATCGTATTTTCCGGATACTAGTTTAGAGCATCCACATGTCGGACGTTCTTTAATTGTAAATAATGATGTAAGTACAATTGTAGGATATACCGATGCTGGATACAAGGCAAATTGTTTTTTTACAAAATACGATATAAAAAACAACAAACTAATTAGTACCGATTTTATAGGAACAACCCAGAATTCTGAAGTTGCTTACGCCATGTGCCAAACTACCGATAAAGGGTATTTACTAGCCGGTCTATTGCAATCTTTCGAACCAAATGACTCTGCAGAGGTATATCCACATATATACAAAGTAGATAGTATGGGTAAATTTGTATGGTCAAAAACTTATAAACAGTACAATTTATCGTCTAACTGGTTTATTGATATTGTCCCCGCCGATGTCCCCGACGAATACTTTGTTTCTGCTACTATTGATTATACTGCGTATGATGGTGAGCCTTTATTGCTAAAAATAAATGGCGAGGGCAAAATTATAGCTTCAAAACTTTACAACAATGAAGGGCAAGGTGCAGCCGGAAACGTTAAATATGATAAAGCCACAAATACCGTTTTATTTACAATGGCTGAAGACTATAAAGTGCCTTTTGATTTACAAGCTTGGCGGTTAGTGCAATTAACCCCCGACCTTAAAACCGAATTGTTTAATTTTTTTTATACCAACCATCAAGGAACTCCAGCCGGTATGTTTGCCCTCCCCGATGGCGGTTTTATAATAAGTGGTTGGGTTGTTGAAAAAAACAATACCTTAAATGTTCGTATATTGCGTTTAAGCAAAAAAGCCAAAATTTTATGGCAGCGCACCTACGGCACCCCCGAAGAAGACGACTATGCCTATGACATGATTGAAACAAGCGATGGCGGGTATGCTATTTGTGGTCGCACCCATACTACAACTCAGGCACGTATTTACCTTTTAAAAACCAACTGCATGGGCTTGCTCACCGAGCCGCAAGCCAGCTACGAAATTGCCCAAAACGAGGGTTTAACCCTAACGCTCAAAAATACCAGCCAATACGTTTACCCCGATAGTATAGACGGCGGTTTTTATGTTGTTGATTGGGGCGATGGCTCAAAAGATACCATCACTACCGATAAAGAGCCTACGCTAACACACACCTACGCCCAATACGGCACCTATAATGTTGTACTTTATGGCTGGGTTTGCAACGACCTTAGTGTTTATGGGCAGCCAATGGGCGTTTGGCCCGTTGGCATCGAAAATTCCCCCTCTTCAAGGGCGTTAGGGGGAGTAACCCCCAACCCCGCCTACCAAACCGCTACCATAACCCTAAACCCTACATTAATAGACCCCAACTTGGCATTACAAATCTACAACACCCAAGGGCAGTTGGTTAAAACCATTCCTTTGTCCGGAAGCGAAACCACCACTTTCAGCACCGCCAACTTTACATCCGGAATATATTACTGCCGCCTTCAAAACCATCCGGAGATAGAGGGGGTTAAAATGGTGGTGTGGTAA
- a CDS encoding aldose 1-epimerase, with the protein MFKVNKALFGQATQLVAEHSNNGIKLVVTPDYGGNFTQLWLPIDGHLLNVLDGCGTADEMATNELAKGILMAPFANRINNGQYVCNGIMHQLPVNSSVQGHAIHGFAHSLPFNVTGTKATQDFAELHLKAAYGTGNYQGYPYPFNMRLSYKITKQGYFILSTNIQGMDYEVEMPVQFGWHPYFSLGVPVDELLLQLPPVRRLGVNDRLIPNKQLETFTHFNEPQPLLDWNFDTGFAFVESGATNTIRLLKPNGWGLEIGCSEFYPFVQIYIPEHRQSIAIEPMTGTTDCFNNGMGLIELYHRESYSAAFTVKPIFTSIEALRANPNGQQTTADFRAPTNAKLY; encoded by the coding sequence ATGTTCAAGGTAAATAAGGCGTTGTTTGGCCAAGCTACGCAATTAGTAGCCGAGCATAGCAATAACGGTATAAAATTAGTTGTAACCCCGGATTATGGCGGCAATTTTACGCAATTATGGCTGCCCATAGACGGCCATTTGCTGAACGTTTTAGATGGGTGCGGCACTGCTGACGAAATGGCTACAAATGAATTGGCCAAAGGCATTTTAATGGCGCCGTTTGCCAACCGTATTAATAACGGACAATATGTTTGCAACGGCATAATGCATCAACTGCCTGTAAACAGTTCGGTGCAGGGGCACGCCATTCATGGTTTTGCCCACAGTTTGCCTTTTAATGTTACCGGTACCAAAGCCACCCAAGATTTTGCCGAGCTACACCTGAAAGCTGCTTACGGAACTGGCAACTATCAGGGATACCCTTATCCATTCAATATGCGTCTTAGCTATAAAATTACCAAGCAGGGCTATTTTATCCTTAGTACCAATATTCAAGGCATGGATTACGAGGTAGAGATGCCCGTGCAGTTTGGCTGGCATCCTTATTTTAGCTTGGGTGTTCCCGTAGATGAGTTGTTGCTTCAATTGCCGCCGGTGCGGCGACTTGGAGTAAACGACCGCCTGATACCAAACAAACAGCTTGAAACATTTACCCATTTTAACGAACCTCAACCTTTATTAGACTGGAACTTTGATACGGGTTTTGCCTTTGTTGAATCCGGAGCAACCAATACAATCCGGCTATTAAAGCCAAATGGTTGGGGCCTCGAAATTGGTTGCAGCGAATTTTATCCGTTTGTACAAATTTATATCCCCGAACACAGGCAGTCCATAGCCATTGAACCCATGACGGGCACTACCGATTGTTTTAATAATGGCATGGGGTTAATTGAATTATACCACCGAGAAAGTTACTCGGCTGCATTTACGGTTAAGCCTATTTTTACAAGTATAGAAGCCCTGCGCGCCAACCCTAATGGGCAACAAACAACTGCCGATTTTCGAGCACCAACCAACGCCAAACTATATTAG
- the ccsA gene encoding cytochrome c biogenesis protein CcsA, translating to MAKNWYKYASVILILYGIFAGFLSTPPRLPILNESIRNLYFHVPMWFAMIAIYATSAMYSTKYLRSQNLKHDLYANAATIVGNLLGWLGMFTGMLWARFTWGDWWNGDVKQIASLVALCIYLAYAILRNAIDDVDKRARIAAVYNLFAFPLLITLIFIVPRMYDSLHPGNGGNPAFGGYDLDHQMRLIFYPTIIGWIFMSFWLANIVWRWLVLENRQLFVAH from the coding sequence ATGGCTAAAAACTGGTATAAATACGCCAGCGTGATACTTATTTTGTACGGTATTTTTGCCGGATTTTTGAGCACGCCACCTCGCTTGCCCATATTAAACGAAAGCATCCGGAATTTATATTTTCATGTGCCTATGTGGTTTGCCATGATAGCCATTTACGCAACATCGGCTATGTATAGCACAAAATATCTAAGGTCGCAAAACCTAAAACACGATTTATATGCAAATGCCGCTACCATAGTTGGCAATTTATTAGGTTGGTTGGGTATGTTTACCGGCATGTTATGGGCGCGCTTTACCTGGGGCGACTGGTGGAACGGAGACGTAAAACAAATAGCCTCGTTAGTGGCTTTATGTATTTATTTGGCTTATGCCATTTTGCGCAACGCAATTGATGACGTGGACAAACGCGCCCGTATTGCCGCAGTCTATAATTTGTTTGCTTTCCCGCTGTTAATTACCCTAATTTTTATTGTGCCACGCATGTACGACTCGCTGCACCCCGGCAACGGCGGCAACCCCGCCTTTGGCGGCTACGACTTAGACCACCAAATGCGTCTTATTTTTTATCCTACTATTATTGGCTGGATATTTATGAGCTTTTGGCTGGCTAATATAGTTTGGCGTTGGTTGGTGCTCGAAAATCGGCAGTTGTTTGTTGCCCATTAG
- a CDS encoding protein BatD — protein MDRHQLSDENQTINKAQVFIHWCTACFFLLSGVFITCTNSIAQTLQVNPSTVTVAPNNFFELNYVVDNANIRDFQSPDFGNFSLVSGPNRSTQMSMINGRTTMRSSISFTLQAGNKTGKYTIPAATAMLEGGGTVRSAAVKVQVDAKAPPSSSSSGAGRGRQQSPQNPFGQNWPPIFGTPPFSNPPATPPGATAPGQASPTTTITKKDIFLKIEIDTNTIYLGQQLAVKYRLYTKLDASNYQILAQPALNGFWVQETTPKVMQANNRVKIGNDTYTYYDLKKYIVFAQQAGNLNIAPMSATVDVRIPNPNSHSFFSLGYDSETVSLSSDSLQITVLPLPDINKPNNFTGGVGNFTVNTRLKATQIAANEPLDLLLTIQGTGNLPLIQAPTLELPKGIETFNPDASEQVFADADSLKGTRQFKYTLIPQSSGKINLPVLEFSYFDPQTKQYQTLRGDSITINVLPSKGTNEAANNDLTTLRPQRNTVIMGLQKVFLWQSAAFWLAWLLPFLVFGLWYKRQQYLIANQPDAATVRSNTATEKALKRLSAAKQQLAMANNNNNNDKTFYETLSLALLHFAADKLNLPVANLSAGKAANLLAQQGFDAQYINEWQQISQYCEMAIYAPVSSDQTTKQQIYEQAVELLTKMEKK, from the coding sequence ATGGACAGGCATCAGTTGTCAGATGAAAACCAAACTATCAATAAAGCACAAGTATTTATACACTGGTGCACGGCTTGCTTTTTTTTACTATCCGGAGTTTTTATCACTTGTACAAACAGTATTGCCCAAACCCTACAAGTAAATCCAAGTACGGTAACAGTAGCGCCAAATAATTTTTTCGAGCTAAACTATGTAGTAGATAACGCTAATATACGCGATTTTCAGTCGCCCGATTTTGGCAATTTTAGTCTGGTAAGCGGCCCCAATCGTTCTACCCAGATGAGCATGATAAATGGCCGAACTACCATGCGCAGCAGCATAAGTTTTACTTTACAGGCAGGCAATAAAACGGGCAAATACACTATTCCGGCGGCTACAGCTATGCTCGAAGGCGGGGGCACGGTGCGTTCGGCGGCAGTAAAAGTACAAGTTGATGCCAAAGCACCGCCCTCTTCTTCTTCATCGGGGGCAGGCAGGGGGCGGCAACAAAGCCCTCAAAACCCTTTTGGGCAAAACTGGCCACCCATTTTTGGCACGCCGCCATTTAGCAACCCTCCGGCAACGCCACCAGGCGCTACTGCGCCCGGGCAGGCGAGCCCTACTACCACCATTACCAAAAAAGATATTTTTTTAAAAATAGAAATCGATACAAACACCATCTATTTAGGTCAGCAATTAGCAGTAAAATACCGCCTCTATACCAAATTAGATGCCAGCAATTATCAAATTTTAGCACAACCTGCCTTAAATGGCTTTTGGGTACAAGAAACCACGCCCAAAGTGATGCAAGCAAATAACAGGGTAAAAATTGGCAACGACACCTATACCTACTACGATTTAAAAAAATACATAGTATTTGCCCAACAAGCAGGTAATTTAAATATTGCCCCTATGTCGGCAACCGTTGACGTGCGCATACCAAACCCCAACAGCCACAGCTTTTTTAGCTTGGGCTACGATTCCGAAACAGTTTCACTCAGCAGCGACTCGTTGCAAATTACGGTGCTACCCCTGCCCGATATTAACAAGCCAAATAATTTTACCGGCGGAGTGGGCAATTTTACCGTCAATACTCGGCTTAAAGCCACACAAATTGCTGCCAACGAGCCACTCGATTTATTGCTAACCATACAAGGAACAGGCAATTTACCACTAATACAAGCACCCACACTTGAATTGCCTAAAGGTATAGAAACTTTTAATCCCGATGCCAGCGAACAAGTTTTTGCCGATGCCGACTCGTTAAAAGGTACGCGCCAGTTTAAATACACCCTTATACCGCAAAGCTCCGGAAAAATTAATTTACCCGTACTTGAGTTTAGTTATTTCGACCCCCAAACCAAACAATACCAAACCCTTCGGGGCGACAGTATTACCATTAATGTTTTACCCTCAAAAGGCACAAACGAAGCTGCCAACAACGATTTAACAACCCTTAGACCCCAGCGAAATACCGTTATAATGGGTTTGCAAAAAGTATTTTTATGGCAGTCGGCGGCTTTTTGGTTGGCATGGTTGTTGCCGTTTTTGGTGTTTGGCTTGTGGTACAAACGACAACAATACTTAATAGCTAACCAGCCTGATGCGGCCACGGTGCGCAGCAATACAGCTACCGAAAAAGCCTTAAAACGTTTGAGTGCTGCTAAACAACAGTTGGCTATGGCTAATAATAACAATAATAACGATAAAACTTTTTACGAAACACTAAGCTTGGCCTTACTACATTTTGCCGCCGATAAACTAAACTTGCCCGTAGCTAATTTATCGGCGGGGAAGGCAGCAAACTTACTTGCCCAACAAGGTTTTGATGCCCAATATATAAATGAATGGCAGCAAATTAGTCAATACTGCGAAATGGCCATTTACGCCCCAGTTAGCAGCGACCAAACTACAAAGCAGCAAATTTACGAGCAAGCGGTTGAGTTGCTTACAAAGATGGAAAAGAAATAG
- a CDS encoding 3-hydroxybutyryl-CoA dehydrogenase — protein MQQVTVIGAGTMGNGIAHVFAQNGHPVTIVDVSEAALEKAINTIANNLDRQIAKGNITTADKENTLKNLKTNTKLTESGIEHADLVVEAATERIDLKLGIFTQLDQLCKPSCILASNTSSLPITKIAAATNRPDRVIGMHFMNPVPVMKLVEVIRGYATSNETTQTVMEKSVELGKTPVEVNDYPGFVANRILMPMINEAIISLYEGVAGVTEIDTVMKLGMAHPMGPLQLADFIGLDVCLAILNVLYTGFGNPKYAPCPLLVNMVTAGKLGVKTKEGFYTYSSGNKDLVVAPRFAK, from the coding sequence ATTCAACAAGTTACAGTTATTGGTGCCGGCACCATGGGCAACGGCATAGCACACGTATTTGCCCAAAATGGCCACCCCGTTACCATTGTTGACGTTAGCGAAGCTGCCTTAGAAAAAGCCATCAACACAATTGCCAATAACTTAGACCGGCAAATTGCCAAAGGCAATATTACTACTGCCGACAAAGAGAACACCCTTAAAAACCTTAAAACAAATACTAAACTTACCGAAAGTGGTATTGAACACGCCGACTTGGTTGTTGAGGCTGCCACCGAGCGCATAGACCTTAAATTGGGCATTTTTACCCAACTTGACCAACTATGTAAACCAAGCTGCATTTTGGCCTCAAACACCTCATCGCTACCTATTACCAAAATAGCCGCCGCTACCAACCGCCCCGACCGCGTAATTGGTATGCACTTTATGAACCCCGTACCCGTAATGAAATTGGTTGAAGTGATACGCGGCTACGCCACAAGCAACGAAACTACACAAACCGTAATGGAAAAATCGGTGGAGCTGGGCAAAACACCCGTAGAGGTAAACGACTACCCAGGCTTTGTTGCCAACCGCATTTTAATGCCCATGATAAACGAAGCCATCATTAGCCTGTACGAGGGTGTAGCCGGTGTAACCGAAATTGATACGGTAATGAAACTTGGCATGGCACACCCTATGGGGCCGCTTCAATTGGCCGATTTTATAGGCTTAGATGTTTGCTTAGCGATACTAAACGTATTATACACCGGATTTGGAAACCCCAAATATGCCCCCTGCCCCTTATTAGTAAATATGGTTACCGCCGGAAAATTAGGCGTAAAAACAAAAGAAGGATTTTACACTTATTCATCCGGAAACAAAGATTTGGTTGTAGCGCCTCGGTTTGCCAAATAA